The nucleotide window TCGTCGTCGTGGGAGGCTATCGGAATGTCTCGGTCGGCCGCGGCACCGGCTATCCGGTCGACTCGCTCCCGGATGGTGTCGTGTGCGATGTCGCCGCGTTCGTCTATCATCTCCTCCGCTTCCTCGACGGTGTGTTGCTGTGAGTTGCGGTAGTAGTCGATGAAGGCGTCTCGGTCACGGAACTGCCCCTTCCCGGGGATGTGACTCATCACCGAGACGAGCGCGGCGTCGCCGGCCGTGATGACCGCCTCCACGGCGTCGACACACTCCGGTTGTGTGACCTCACACCGGGCGTGAATGCGGTGGTCGGCCAGCAAGTCGTCGGCCGTCTCGACGGCGTCGGTAATCTCGGCACCGAGTTCGGGCGAGCGGTTCTCGTCCGGGTCGACCTCGAAGGAGATAGCGTGGAACTTCGTAGTGATACCGGCGGCGAGGTTCGCCCGGTCTGCGGTGGCGAGTGCCATGTGCGTGTCCATCCGTGCCCCGGAGCGGGGGTGGAGGTGGGACTCGATGTCGTCGCCGTGCAGGTCGACCAAGCCCGGCAGGACGAGGCGACCCGCAGCGTCGATGGTCTCGTCCGCGTCTTCGGACACGTCCCCGACGGCGACGATGCGGTCGCCCTCGACGCGGACGCCACCCTCGACAACCGCGTCGGGTGTGACGATTCGACCGTTCCGCACGACTGTCGTGGTCTCGCCGACGGCACGCTGGGGCGTCACGCGACCACCTCCCCCTCGTACTCCGCGATGGGGACGACACGCTCGACCTGTGCGTCGTCGAGGACGACCACCCGGTCGGCGACTGCCTCGACCACGTCGCGGTTGTGGAAGACACCGAGAACCGTCGTCCCGTCGTCGAGGTACTCGCCGAGCAGGTCGATGGCCGCCGCCCGCGTCTCCGGGTCGAGCGCGCTGGTCGGTTCGTCCAACAGGAGGAGGTCCGGTTTCGGCGCGATTGCCTGTGCGAGGTTGACCCGCTGGCGCTCGCCGCCCGAGAACGTCGCCGGATACGCCGCCCACAGTTCCTCGGGGAGGCCGAGCCGTGACAACAGCATTTCGGCACGCTCACGGGCTGTTTCGCCCTCACATCCGCGCTCTCTGAGCGGCCGGGCGACGACATCGACCGCAGGGACCCGCGGAATCTCGTCGAGGAACTGCGACGTGTACCCGATGGCGTCCCCGCGGAGGCCGAGTACCGTGCGGTCGTCACACGACGCCAAATCGACCGTCCCGTCCGCACCGTGGTAGACGACTCGCCCACCGGACGGTTCGTAGGTCCGGTAGATACATTTCAGCAGCGACGACTTGCCGCTGCCGGACTCGCCGACGACGGCGACGAATTCGCCGGCGTCGACGGAGAACGTCACGTCGTCCAGTCCGACGACTTGCTTGTCGCCGAGGACGTGCATGTCGAACGTCTTGTCGAGACTCTCGACTGTCAGTACTGTCATTATATCACTGAATTGATTAGTGTCTGCGTGTACTCGTGGTGTGGGTCCTCCATGACCCGGTCCGTGAGGCCCGATTCGACCACCCGTCCGTGACGCATCACCAGCGTCCGGTCGGCGAGCAGTCTGACCACGCCCAAGTCGTGAGAGACGACGACGGCCGCGACGCCCTCTTCGCGCTGGACGCGTCGGAACATGTCCAACACGCGGGCTTGGACGCTTACGTCCAACCCCGTCGTCGGTTCGTCGAGGACGACCACTTCGGGGTCGTTGGCGAGTGCCCGAGCGATTTGCACCCGGCGTTGCATCCCACCGGAGTAGGTGTGTGTCTGGTCGTCCATCCGTGAGACGGGCACTTCCGTCTCCTCGAACAGCGACGCGACGCGTTCGCGGACTGCCTCGTAGTCGCGCCACCCGGCCGAGAGCAGTTTCTCGGCAACGTTCCCGCCGCCG belongs to Halorientalis litorea and includes:
- a CDS encoding alpha-D-ribose 1-methylphosphonate 5-triphosphate diphosphatase; protein product: MTPQRAVGETTTVVRNGRIVTPDAVVEGGVRVEGDRIVAVGDVSEDADETIDAAGRLVLPGLVDLHGDDIESHLHPRSGARMDTHMALATADRANLAAGITTKFHAISFEVDPDENRSPELGAEITDAVETADDLLADHRIHARCEVTQPECVDAVEAVITAGDAALVSVMSHIPGKGQFRDRDAFIDYYRNSQQHTVEEAEEMIDERGDIAHDTIRERVDRIAGAAADRDIPIASHDDEDPAEVTRLDSVGVGISEYPITLDTAERAADLGMAVAMGAPNLVRGESQWGNLRTADAIDAGVVDALVADYHPPSLLAAAFVDTGEPLPARVHRVTAGPADAVGLEDRGRLEPGNRADLVVVDEAPTPTVTRALVGGRPVYRATDIDGVSR
- a CDS encoding phosphonate C-P lyase system protein PhnL translates to MTVLTVESLDKTFDMHVLGDKQVVGLDDVTFSVDAGEFVAVVGESGSGKSSLLKCIYRTYEPSGGRVVYHGADGTVDLASCDDRTVLGLRGDAIGYTSQFLDEIPRVPAVDVVARPLRERGCEGETARERAEMLLSRLGLPEELWAAYPATFSGGERQRVNLAQAIAPKPDLLLLDEPTSALDPETRAAAIDLLGEYLDDGTTVLGVFHNRDVVEAVADRVVVLDDAQVERVVPIAEYEGEVVA
- a CDS encoding ATP-binding cassette domain-containing protein, whose product is MTLLSAEGLTKVYGEGCPACRERTGDAAGTNQCPECGSVVACADVDLGVEEGEVLGIVGESGSGKSSLAELLALAPDEDGHSDGAVRYAHHDGNLLDVDYETRHRLRNSDISLVHQHIRDGLELDFSGGGNVAEKLLSAGWRDYEAVRERVASLFEETEVPVSRMDDQTHTYSGGMQRRVQIARALANDPEVVVLDEPTTGLDVSVQARVLDMFRRVQREEGVAAVVVSHDLGVVRLLADRTLVMRHGRVVESGLTDRVMEDPHHEYTQTLINSVI